The Methylobacterium currus genome contains a region encoding:
- a CDS encoding methyl-accepting chemotaxis protein, whose translation MSSIRVLVLGITLALGGIVGTMTLDRVVEAWNKHRDARAVAVAATLDQRVLDAMQTLRFERADTAVAVSLAGDEATAQHRTIAGHRARADEAIDGLVAASAGLDVPGLRQAIADFEPAYRDQMALRRLVDAAADREISARDKTLAPRVLQTVDATIDRLDRVAGALEQQMARLEPETRLLTGIQRLARETRNAAGFLTSTISTVLASGAPLSTEQAQALQVMRGRQDAMWKLVEGRTAELPASVAAAVAAAQEAYFAPATAAAIQRNLRAFTPGAEAPMTREAWKDFILPKLATIMNLASEAMAAEVRAADAAAEAAGRRLGTHLALLAVVLLLVGASCAVAQLRIALPIRRMTGAMQALAAGDATVAVPAIGRRDEVGAMAAAVQVFRDNLIRTRALEEETALARASAEEQRRAGMRQMADAFEAAVGGIVGQVAASATELQATAAVMTDGATRTAGRSTAVAAAAGQTAENVGTVAAAAEELGASVSEIGRQVSGSAALARTAVDEAAGTAGRMRELSEAVARIGDVVGLISSIASQTNLLALNATIEAARAGAAGRGFAVVAAEVKELAGQTAKATEEITGQIGRIQSKTGEAVSAIEAITGRITEIDRVSIGIAAAVEEQGAATQEIVRNVAEAASGTNQVTHTITEVAGAAEETGAAATQVLSASSELSRQSEQLSAEVKRFLASVRAA comes from the coding sequence TTGTCGTCCATTCGGGTCCTGGTGCTCGGGATCACGCTCGCCCTGGGAGGCATCGTCGGGACGATGACGCTCGACCGGGTCGTCGAGGCCTGGAACAAGCACCGCGATGCCCGGGCCGTCGCCGTCGCGGCGACGCTCGACCAGCGCGTCCTCGACGCGATGCAGACCCTGCGCTTCGAGCGTGCGGACACCGCCGTCGCGGTGAGCCTGGCTGGCGACGAGGCCACGGCCCAGCACAGGACCATCGCCGGCCATCGCGCCCGGGCGGACGAGGCGATCGATGGGCTGGTCGCCGCCTCCGCCGGCCTCGACGTGCCGGGCCTGCGCCAGGCGATCGCGGATTTCGAGCCCGCCTACCGCGACCAGATGGCGCTGCGGCGCCTGGTCGACGCGGCCGCCGACCGCGAGATCTCCGCCCGCGACAAGACCCTGGCCCCGCGGGTGCTGCAAACGGTCGATGCCACCATCGACCGCCTCGACCGGGTCGCCGGCGCCCTGGAGCAGCAGATGGCCCGGCTCGAGCCGGAGACGCGCCTGCTGACCGGAATCCAGCGCCTTGCCCGGGAAACCCGCAATGCCGCCGGCTTCCTCACCTCGACGATCAGCACCGTCCTGGCGAGCGGGGCGCCGCTCTCCACCGAGCAGGCACAGGCGCTGCAGGTCATGCGCGGGCGCCAGGACGCGATGTGGAAGCTCGTCGAGGGGCGGACGGCCGAGCTGCCCGCCAGCGTCGCCGCCGCGGTCGCGGCGGCGCAGGAGGCGTATTTCGCGCCCGCCACGGCCGCGGCGATCCAGCGCAACCTGCGCGCCTTCACGCCCGGGGCCGAGGCTCCGATGACCCGCGAGGCGTGGAAGGACTTCATCCTGCCGAAGCTCGCCACCATCATGAACCTGGCGAGCGAGGCCATGGCGGCCGAGGTGCGGGCGGCGGATGCGGCGGCCGAGGCGGCAGGGCGCCGGCTCGGCACCCACCTGGCGCTGCTCGCGGTGGTGCTCCTGCTGGTGGGCGCGAGCTGCGCGGTCGCCCAGCTGCGCATCGCCCTGCCGATCCGCCGCATGACCGGTGCGATGCAGGCCCTCGCCGCGGGCGACGCGACGGTGGCGGTGCCGGCGATCGGACGCCGCGACGAGGTCGGCGCCATGGCCGCCGCCGTGCAGGTGTTTCGCGACAACCTCATCCGCACCCGCGCCCTCGAGGAGGAGACGGCGCTGGCCCGCGCCTCGGCCGAGGAGCAGCGCCGTGCCGGCATGCGCCAGATGGCCGATGCCTTCGAGGCGGCCGTCGGCGGCATCGTCGGCCAGGTCGCGGCCTCGGCCACCGAGCTCCAGGCCACCGCCGCCGTGATGACCGACGGCGCGACCCGGACCGCCGGACGCTCCACGGCGGTTGCCGCCGCCGCCGGCCAGACCGCCGAGAATGTCGGCACGGTCGCGGCCGCCGCGGAAGAGCTCGGTGCCTCGGTGAGCGAGATCGGCCGGCAGGTCTCGGGCTCGGCCGCCCTCGCCCGGACCGCCGTCGACGAGGCCGCCGGCACCGCCGGACGGATGCGCGAGCTGAGCGAGGCGGTGGCCCGCATCGGCGACGTCGTCGGGCTGATCTCCTCGATCGCCAGCCAGACCAACCTGCTCGCCCTCAACGCCACGATCGAGGCCGCCCGGGCGGGGGCCGCCGGCCGCGGCTTCGCCGTGGTGGCGGCGGAGGTGAAGGAACTCGCCGGCCAGACCGCGAAGGCCACCGAGGAGATCACCGGCCAGATCGGGCGGATCCAGAGCAAGACCGGGGAGGCGGTGTCGGCGATCGAGGCGATCACCGGGCGGATCACCGAGATCGACCGCGTGTCGATCGGGATTGCCGCTGCCGTCGAGGAGCAGGGCGCGGCGACCCAGGAGATCGTCCGCAACGTCGCGGAAGCCGCCTCCGGCACCAACCAGGTGACCCATACGATCACCGAGGTTGCAGGGGCCGCGGAGGAGACGGGAGCTGCCGCGACGCAGGTTCTCTCGGCCTCCTCCGAGCTGTCGCGGCAATCCGAGCAGCTCTCGGCCGAGGTGAAGCGCTTCCTCGCCTCCGTCCGGGCGGCCTGA